One Desulfobacterales bacterium genomic region harbors:
- a CDS encoding caspase family protein, producing the protein MKILRNFFTIEFIGFALFILLFSYRSVFADSLCEQAAKINKMAESELKRDKSNSLKYMIKAYNLCKDNADITYNLGYAYYFNENIDSALKYMQEALSKSKDNPKYLNNIAYIMAEDNRLSDAKIYAKRAYESDKNSPDVLHTYAFVLYRLNQYTDALDIIEKGNSSDSNIASLKTKIVNELLSDTTRNFSSSSNEDKGKILARLDNYKSLYPNIENFKTSYDKYMNAYLSGDVVIEEGSRKHYDEELNISSLNQIDAIKNDSAYALIIGISKYRSSLNPPQFARRDAENFKELMTRTGILKNDGGHIKQIYDGNATNTELDNGLQWLCKKGNLNKNSLLILYFSGHGSPKTDEDDMTIVDGYLIPSDISTDNITDRTALLLSYVKTEINKVKDSNSVIVLDACFSGLGKSVSNKKLPVVKIRESIIKSDNPIISAAAENKPADEYPSGKQGLFTYFFLEALMGKGDNRNEITVANGDGWVDTYEAFSYAKYKIERLGKEQNPQMSCNSRIKLTRVP; encoded by the coding sequence ATGAAAATTTTAAGAAATTTTTTTACAATAGAATTTATAGGATTTGCGCTTTTTATCCTTTTATTTTCTTATCGGTCTGTTTTTGCAGATTCCCTTTGTGAGCAGGCCGCGAAGATTAACAAAATGGCTGAAAGCGAGTTAAAGCGCGATAAATCAAATTCTTTAAAGTATATGATAAAAGCTTATAATCTATGCAAGGATAATGCGGATATTACTTATAACCTTGGATATGCCTATTATTTCAATGAAAATATAGACAGCGCTTTGAAATATATGCAGGAAGCTTTAAGCAAATCCAAAGACAATCCTAAATATTTAAACAATATCGCTTATATTATGGCTGAAGATAATAGATTAAGTGACGCTAAAATTTACGCAAAACGTGCTTATGAATCTGACAAAAATTCTCCTGATGTCCTTCATACCTATGCTTTTGTGCTATATAGGCTTAATCAATATACAGATGCCCTTGATATTATTGAAAAGGGTAATTCATCTGATTCAAACATAGCATCGTTAAAAACTAAAATTGTGAATGAGCTTCTATCTGATACAACAAGGAATTTTAGTTCAAGTTCAAATGAAGACAAAGGAAAAATTCTTGCTCGACTTGATAATTATAAAAGCCTTTATCCAAATATTGAGAATTTTAAAACAAGTTATGACAAATATATGAATGCCTATCTTTCAGGCGATGTTGTAATTGAAGAAGGTAGCAGAAAACATTATGATGAAGAGCTCAATATTTCAAGCCTTAATCAGATTGATGCAATAAAAAATGATAGTGCTTATGCATTGATAATTGGGATTTCAAAATATAGAAGCAGTTTGAATCCTCCTCAGTTTGCCAGAAGAGATGCTGAAAATTTTAAAGAACTTATGACTCGAACAGGAATTTTAAAGAATGACGGAGGGCATATTAAACAAATATATGATGGAAATGCAACTAATACAGAATTGGATAATGGTTTACAATGGCTGTGCAAAAAAGGAAATTTAAATAAAAATTCTTTATTAATTTTGTATTTTTCAGGTCATGGTTCTCCTAAAACTGATGAAGATGATATGACTATTGTTGACGGATACTTAATTCCTTCAGATATAAGCACGGATAATATAACTGATAGAACTGCCTTGCTTCTTTCTTATGTTAAAACAGAGATAAATAAAGTTAAGGATTCTAATAGCGTTATTGTGCTTGATGCTTGTTTTAGCGGGCTCGGCAAGTCTGTATCCAATAAAAAACTGCCGGTTGTAAAAATAAGGGAATCTATAATTAAATCTGATAATCCTATAATTTCAGCAGCAGCAGAAAATAAACCCGCTGATGAATATCCGTCTGGCAAGCAAGGTTTATTTACTTATTTTTTTCTTGAAGCACTTATGGGAAAAGGCGATAATCGTAATGAAATTACAGTTGCAAATGGTGATGGCTGGGTTGATACTTATGAAGCTTTTTCATATGCCAAATATAAAATTGAAAGGCTCGGCAAAGAACAAAATCCTCAAATGTCTTGCAATTCAAGGATTAAATTAACAAGAGTGCCATAA
- a CDS encoding DUF4384 domain-containing protein produces MKIRNILFFTYSLFTISYSLSHAGWWNYDFETGLNKIAQHYAQCPPLKGKKIAVISFKSIENLDTVFGTAISEYMTNDLISLSQNSKVFTVLERSYIYEIEDEIYNYYIAGKVNISGINDKDINIDCKGADFLLIGTYDSQGDIIRISSRLIHVKKEECHESFTIKVNDNDHLKRLRKQRNFDSFEISKFVSCSNRSQGSDSIGIRLFKISNGKKIPFQEGEPAVFKISKDEMGFSIYLKESSWLNVIAIDGEGNAVFLYPVPNIKPSKFQGGQTYLFPNHLNKKLQEERYYEMAPPDGLAVLKVIATSADINFCEGIKPIAGNYFIDENALKDILSKLEILPKEGWSEKKIEFWIEP; encoded by the coding sequence ATGAAAATAAGAAATATATTATTTTTTACTTATTCACTATTCACTATTAGTTATTCACTATCTCACGCTGGCTGGTGGAACTACGATTTTGAAACAGGCTTGAATAAAATAGCTCAGCATTATGCCCAATGCCCACCACTTAAAGGCAAGAAAATTGCTGTTATTTCTTTTAAATCCATTGAAAATTTAGACACCGTATTCGGAACAGCTATATCCGAATATATGACAAATGATTTAATATCTCTATCACAAAATTCTAAAGTTTTTACTGTGCTTGAAAGGAGCTATATTTACGAAATTGAAGATGAAATATATAATTATTACATTGCTGGCAAAGTAAATATATCAGGCATAAATGATAAAGACATAAATATAGATTGCAAAGGCGCTGATTTTTTATTAATCGGAACCTATGACTCCCAAGGCGATATAATTAGAATTAGTTCCCGCCTTATTCATGTAAAAAAAGAAGAATGTCATGAATCTTTTACTATCAAAGTTAATGATAATGACCATTTAAAACGTTTAAGAAAACAAAGAAATTTTGATTCATTTGAGATATCAAAGTTTGTGTCTTGTTCCAATAGGTCGCAAGGTTCAGATTCAATAGGAATAAGACTTTTCAAAATATCGAATGGGAAGAAAATACCATTTCAAGAAGGAGAGCCTGCTGTTTTTAAAATCAGTAAGGACGAAATGGGCTTTTCAATATACCTGAAAGAATCGTCATGGCTTAATGTTATTGCAATTGACGGTGAAGGCAATGCGGTTTTTTTATATCCTGTTCCAAATATTAAACCTTCTAAATTTCAAGGCGGACAAACCTATCTCTTCCCAAATCATTTGAATAAAAAACTCCAAGAAGAAAGATATTATGAAATGGCTCCTCCAGATGGATTAGCTGTTCTTAAAGTTATTGCGACATCGGCAGACATAAATTTTTGCGAAGGTATAAAACCTATAGCTGGAAATTACTTTATTGATGAAAATGCATTAAAGGATATTTTATCGAAATTGGAAATACTCCCAAAAGAAGGCTGGAGTGAGAAAAAAATTGAATTTTGGATAGAACCGTAA
- a CDS encoding nucleoside deaminase — MENFMEIALEYAENALQDGDFPVGCIIVYKDEIIADGIRINSKGIDTNELDHAEIRALRKLTNLDEPINRKECTLYTTLEPCLMCFAAIIINGIGKIVYAYEDAMGGYSGCDISNLKPIYKNSGIVVVSNVLRERSLVLFKKFFSNPRNLYLKNTLLSSYTLNLI; from the coding sequence ATGGAAAATTTTATGGAAATAGCCCTTGAATATGCTGAAAACGCTTTACAAGATGGAGATTTCCCAGTTGGATGCATTATAGTTTATAAAGACGAAATTATAGCTGATGGAATAAGGATTAATTCAAAAGGCATTGATACTAATGAATTAGACCACGCAGAAATAAGAGCTTTGAGAAAATTAACCAATCTTGATGAACCAATAAACAGAAAAGAATGCACCCTTTATACTACGTTAGAACCATGCCTTATGTGCTTTGCTGCAATTATAATAAATGGGATTGGTAAAATCGTATATGCTTATGAAGATGCGATGGGTGGATATTCAGGGTGTGATATTTCAAACTTGAAACCTATATATAAAAATAGTGGTATTGTGGTTGTTTCTAATGTTCTAAGGGAAAGGAGTTTAGTTTTGTTTAAGAAATTTTTTTCTAACCCACGTAATTTATATTTGAAAAATACTTTGTTATCAAGCTATACACTTAATTTAATTTGA
- a CDS encoding translation initiation factor IF-3: protein MAKDNKQNKVNINKQIRAKEVRVIDAEGGQLGVMPIYSAIAAATEVGFDLVEISPNATPPVCKIMDYGRYKYELTKKQQEAKKKQSVFQIKEIKLRPKTGEHDLQVKIEHIKKFLEKKDKVKVTVTFKGREITLSDMGNEALDKIIEDTKDIAIVEQSPKLEGRAMAMVLSPK from the coding sequence ATAGCTAAGGATAACAAACAAAACAAGGTTAATATTAATAAGCAAATTAGAGCGAAAGAAGTTAGGGTAATTGATGCTGAAGGAGGACAGTTAGGTGTCATGCCTATTTATTCCGCTATAGCTGCGGCTACAGAGGTGGGTTTTGATTTGGTTGAAATATCTCCAAATGCTACTCCTCCTGTATGCAAAATTATGGATTATGGGCGCTATAAGTACGAATTAACAAAAAAACAACAAGAAGCAAAGAAAAAACAAAGTGTATTTCAAATAAAAGAAATCAAATTGCGTCCAAAAACAGGGGAACATGACCTTCAAGTAAAAATTGAACATATAAAGAAATTTTTAGAAAAGAAAGATAAAGTTAAAGTGACAGTAACATTCAAAGGTAGAGAAATTACTCTTTCTGATATGGGAAATGAAGCTTTAGATAAAATTATTGAAGATACTAAGGATATAGCTATAGTTGAGCAGAGTCCTAAATTAGAAGGTCGAGCGATGGCCATGGTTTTATCTCCCAAATAA
- the rpmI gene encoding 50S ribosomal protein L35 yields MPKIKTNRSAAKRFKKTGTGKFVYFKSHKSHILTSKNRKRKRRLRKSGIIDSTNMKEIRRLLPNS; encoded by the coding sequence ATGCCAAAGATAAAGACAAATCGTTCTGCAGCGAAAAGGTTTAAAAAAACAGGGACTGGAAAATTCGTATATTTCAAATCCCATAAAAGCCATATTTTGACTTCAAAGAACAGAAAAAGGAAAAGAAGGTTAAGAAAAAGTGGTATCATTGATTCAACAAACATGAAAGAGATAAGACGTCTTCTTCCAAATAGTTAA